One region of Quercus lobata isolate SW786 chromosome 2, ValleyOak3.0 Primary Assembly, whole genome shotgun sequence genomic DNA includes:
- the LOC115963830 gene encoding uncharacterized protein LOC115963830 yields MVRKNGTKSKRPSVVAENKEAFEKFDDENPEDNDEFDKDCDGRGDEEFDTEMDGGAFSSNYSTGSHSNWSCSSEDMSSEYSSYESSDESMERAVQKLVNWPSKGKLKRVKLSRKSYYSQPKSSRGMVSSSGYKKERKSIHEDPRYNEQELCAALMVIIKVMKMDEAKPFNVPADPAALGTSDYVNVIDTPMDFGTIYSNLQNGMKYLNSEDVYKDVQLIWRHWCKHNYKGDYVLELMTSVKKKFMTHWIAANLYCEPTQKTNGHSLPPMRYDTRRKKYVAKYPEGHMIGEPNQSQPQLIKNEPCLSQMLKQIISQPQAGSDIGSIANSPPHAGYTNDSAGQSHLPPHRDHGLRRKNYMLNRPVVPMINKHSQPKPQQPILSFNQSYHLQQPQQMTSQAQPSHPQAGTAGQSPTNSVMGCSNYKSSCPSGPVINNPGPQQQIQEVPECHNNQPCKSVCKPRKKRCRGPSRCRFLWDLFDGERIDVSINRFGQPIGREAAKLSSFMGTIARNGYIAPLTYVSWRAVPDAAKEIMWQIVQSRFNIDPKGKSWVMKSLATKWRCFKSKVKAKHEQLRHRDRRVLPHQWPILISHWNSEREKVRTAINKACRAKMKEMHTLGSKSYARLREEERKKRPNGEEPTRDEVYILTHTHKDGKPVNEEAAAKISKLRELASQQPKTSNDRDDIFFKVMGQEKPGYVRTYGLVAKPSDVLGSTSSITEAKMIATAEMSKMVEKMEAMEQRYTCMEAQITKMTSYMERFLKKQDEQNGSDG; encoded by the exons ATGGTTAGAAAGAACGGTACCAAGTCAAAAAGGCCCTCTGTTGTTGCCGAGAACAAAGAAGCATTTGAGAAATTTGATGATGAAAATCCTGAAGATAATGATGAATTTGATAAGGATTGTGATGGCAGAGGTGATGAAGAATTTGACACTGAAATGGATGGTGGTGCATTTTCCTCTAATTATTCAACTGGGAGCCACAGCAATTGGTCATGTAGCTCTGAAGATATGAGTTCTGAATATAGTAGTTATGAGTCATCGGATGAGTCAATGGAGAGGGCAGTGCAGAAATTGGTTAATTGGCCTAGTAAAGGGAAGCTAAAGAGGGTGAAATTGTCAAGGAAAAGTTATTACTCGCAGCCTAAGTCTTCAAGGGGCATGGTATCTTCAAGTGGatacaaaaaagagagaaagtcGATCCATGAGGATCCTCGATATAATGAGCAAGAATTATGTGCTGCCTTAATG GTGATTATCAAGGTTATGAAAATGGACGAGGCTAAACCTTTCAATGTTCCAGCGGATCCGGCTGCTTTGGGAACATCT GATTACGTCAATGTCATAGATACACCAATGGATTTTGGAACAATATACAGCAATCTTCAAAATGGTATGAAGTATTTGAATTCTGAGGATGTATATAAGGATGTACAACTCATTTGGAGACATTGGTGCAAGCATAATTACAAGGGTGATTATGTTTTGGAACTTATGACAAGTGTGAAGAAGAAATTCATGACGCACTGGATAGCAGCTAATTTGTACTGTGAACCAACTCAAAAGACCAATG GACATTCACTACCTCCTATGCGGTATGACACAAGGCGCAAAAAATATGTGGCTAAGTATCCGGAGGGCCACATGATTGGCGAACCCAACCAGTCCCAGCCCCAATTGATCAAAAACGAACCATGTCTCTCACAGATGCTGAAACAAATCATTAGCCAACCACAGGCTGGCAGTGATATTGGTAGCATAG CAAACTCACCACCTCATGCAGGCTATACAAATGATAGTGCAG GACAATCTCACTTACCACCTCATAGGGATCATGGCTTAAGGAGAAAAAATTACATGCTGAATCGTCCAGTGGTTCCAATGATCAACAAACACAGCCAGCCTAAGCCACAGCAGCCCATACTAAGTTTCAACCAGTCATATCATTTACAGCAGCCGCAGCAGATGACTAGCCAAGCCCAGCCCTCCCATCCTCAGGCTGGCACTGCAG GACAATCACCTACAAACTCTGTCATGGGGTGCAGTAATTATAAGTCAAGTTGTCCATCAGGTCCTGTGATCAACAATCCTGGTCCACAGCAGCAGATTCAGGAGGTCCCAGAATGCCACAACAACCAACCATGCAAGTCAGTGTGCAAGCCTAGGAAAAAAAGGTGTCGAGGCCCTTCAAGATGCCGCTTCTTGTGGGACTTGTTTGATGGTGAGCGAATAGATGTTTCTATCAACAGATTTGGGCAGCCCATTGGCCGTGAGGCTGCCAAGCTCAGCAGTTTCATGGGTACCATAGCACGGAATGGCTACATTGCACCCCTTACTTATGTCAGCTGGAGGGCTGTACCGGATGCAGCCAAAGAGATTATGTGGCAGATCGTCCAG TCAAGGTTCAACATTGATCCGAAGGGGAAAAGTTGGGTCATGAAGTCTCTTGCAACAAAATGGAGGTGCTTTAAGTCCAAAGTAAAGGCTAAACATGAGCAACTAAGGCACCGTGATAGGAGGGTCCTTCCGCATCAATGGCCGATCCTCATATCCCACTGGAACTCTGAAAGGGAAAAG GTGCGAACTGCTATAAATAAGGCTTGCCGCGCAAAGATGAAGGAAATGCATACTTTAGGGAGTAAGAGCTATGCGAGGTTACGTGAGGAGGAG AGGAAGAAGAGGCCAAATGGGGAGGAGCCAACTAGGGATGAGGTTTATATATTAACCCACACACATAAAGATGGGAAACCTGTTAATGAGGAAGCAGCAGCCAAAATT TCAAAGCTCCGTGAACTAGCATCTCAGCAACCAAAGACCTCAAATGACCGTGATGATATCTTCTTTAAAGTCATGGGACAAGAAAAACCTGGATACGTGCGCACATATGGCTTGGTAGCAAAACCCTCTGATGTATTGGGCTCAACATCTAGCATTACAGAGGCCAAGATGATAGCTACTGCAGAGATGAGTAAGATGGTGGAGAAAATGGAGGCCATGGAGCAAAGATACACTTGCATGGAAGCACAGATAACTAAGATGACATCATACATGGAAAGATTCCTCAAGAAGCAA GATGAACAGAATGGCAGTGATGGTTGA